A window of the Vibrio pomeroyi genome harbors these coding sequences:
- a CDS encoding adenosylcobinamide-GDP ribazoletransferase, which produces MSNTSNRSWKERAAYQWQLFSLAMGFFSRLPMPKNTPYSEERMNRSGRYFSTVGLLLGVLCGGLFSLLDTVLPSSTAIFLMMSFSLMLTGAFHEDGLTDMADGIGGGMTLERRLTIMKDSRIGTYGASALIMALLGKWILLNELVSLTGLFMVIVTSYTFSRAIAASLIYDMPYVSDLDTSKSKPLANKQTKGELVFLMLVGLLPSLWFGLAFTCVLAVIAYLFRVGFKKWLIARIGGFTGDCLGAAQQLMELTIYVVFAAAFYNGFM; this is translated from the coding sequence ATGAGCAATACGTCGAACAGATCTTGGAAAGAGCGCGCTGCTTATCAATGGCAACTGTTTTCGTTGGCGATGGGCTTCTTTTCCCGTTTGCCAATGCCAAAGAATACGCCCTATTCAGAAGAGCGTATGAACCGTTCTGGTCGTTATTTCTCAACAGTCGGTTTGTTGCTTGGCGTCTTGTGCGGTGGTTTGTTTTCACTGCTTGATACTGTGTTACCAAGCTCGACTGCCATCTTTTTGATGATGAGTTTCAGCTTGATGCTGACCGGTGCTTTCCATGAAGACGGCTTAACTGACATGGCGGATGGTATCGGTGGCGGCATGACATTGGAACGTCGCTTAACCATCATGAAAGACAGCCGCATAGGCACATACGGTGCGTCTGCGCTGATCATGGCGTTGTTAGGTAAGTGGATTCTGCTCAATGAACTTGTCAGCTTGACTGGATTATTTATGGTCATCGTGACGAGCTACACCTTTAGCCGAGCGATTGCGGCATCCCTTATTTATGACATGCCTTACGTCAGCGACTTAGACACGAGCAAGAGTAAGCCTTTAGCTAACAAACAAACCAAGGGTGAACTTGTCTTCCTTATGTTGGTTGGCCTGTTACCAAGCTTGTGGTTTGGGTTAGCGTTTACGTGTGTTTTAGCTGTGATTGCTTACCTGTTTAGAGTGGGCTTCAAAAAGTGGTTAATTGCACGCATTGGTGGCTTTACTGGTGATTGTTTGGGCGCGGCTCAACAGTTGATGGAACTAACGATCTACGTTGTGTTTGCCGCTGCTTTTTATAACGGCTTTATGTAA
- a CDS encoding GlcG/HbpS family heme-binding protein has product MLNQKIVQQLVYSALDIAGHNNQAIAVSVCDTHGELLAFSRMDNVSVQAGLLAQNKAYTSARDRQPSGNLGAWARETGKDLSYWTDSKITGFKGGVPIEHQGQVIGAIGISGLSEDDDEALAEKVIRLVL; this is encoded by the coding sequence ATGTTGAATCAAAAAATCGTACAGCAACTCGTGTACAGCGCACTCGACATCGCAGGGCACAACAATCAAGCCATCGCTGTGAGTGTATGTGATACACATGGTGAACTGCTAGCGTTCTCCCGAATGGACAACGTTAGCGTGCAAGCGGGTTTGTTGGCTCAAAACAAAGCTTATACCTCTGCTAGAGACAGACAACCGAGTGGTAACTTGGGCGCTTGGGCAAGAGAAACAGGGAAGGACCTCAGTTACTGGACCGATTCAAAGATCACTGGCTTCAAAGGTGGTGTTCCAATTGAACATCAAGGACAGGTGATTGGCGCTATTGGTATCAGCGGATTGAGTGAAGACGACGATGAAGCATTAGCTGAGAAAGTAATTCGATTAGTGCTTTAA
- a CDS encoding flavin reductase family protein: MNLKLDTLAPTQIYHLMTQTVVPRPIAWALTESSDQEYNLAPFSYFTPVSSNPPLLMLSVGKKPTGEIKDTTRNALETGKLVIHIASASSAEVMTATAATLDHGESEVTANNIELVEFEGFSLPRVKECAVAFGCTLYEVKEVGEVPQSLIFAQVEQVYISEGVLDKESDRLKIDALALDPLSRLGGGEYATLSNVFSVTRPK; encoded by the coding sequence ATGAACCTCAAGCTTGATACTCTCGCTCCCACTCAGATTTATCACCTGATGACACAAACCGTCGTTCCTCGCCCTATAGCGTGGGCATTGACGGAATCTTCTGACCAAGAGTACAACCTAGCACCTTTCTCTTATTTCACGCCTGTTTCCAGCAATCCACCGCTACTGATGCTATCGGTTGGGAAGAAGCCAACGGGCGAAATCAAAGACACCACTCGTAATGCCCTTGAAACGGGTAAGTTGGTCATTCATATTGCGTCAGCCAGTTCTGCAGAAGTGATGACGGCGACAGCAGCCACGCTCGATCATGGTGAGTCTGAAGTAACCGCGAATAATATCGAGTTAGTTGAGTTTGAAGGTTTTTCTTTACCTAGAGTGAAGGAGTGCGCTGTGGCTTTTGGTTGCACATTGTATGAGGTAAAAGAAGTCGGTGAAGTGCCGCAAAGCCTTATCTTTGCTCAAGTTGAACAGGTGTATATCTCTGAAGGTGTGCTCGACAAAGAAAGCGATCGCTTGAAGATTGATGCGCTAGCGCTTGATCCTTTATCTCGACTAGGCGGAGGCGAATACGCCACGCTGTCCAATGTGTTCTCTGTCACTCGTCCTAAGTAA
- a CDS encoding LysR family transcriptional regulator, whose translation MNEHKRIERLILFVELAQQLNFTKAAEKLGISKSYLSEQIKRLESDLQCPLLVRTTRSVRLTQEGERALQQGLTIRSQVLQLERSVSEQHDIVKGTLRLTAPKMFTEVFLFDICQQFRQQYPEVRFEINSSYTNFNLNQDDIDIAFRATNTPPDNMIAKRLITYQHDLVATPSYLNQFGRPTSVSDLSHHQCLATLHQTEWPLKSANIDVSGWLSSNDNHLLKQQAMVGSGIIRIASYYVDKEVELGELERLLPDECLQQGNSIYLFYPQVIYPAKKHQVFIKFVQNYFENLSR comes from the coding sequence ATGAACGAGCACAAAAGAATAGAACGATTGATCCTATTTGTAGAACTTGCTCAACAACTTAACTTTACCAAAGCAGCGGAAAAGCTTGGCATATCCAAGAGCTACCTTTCAGAGCAAATCAAACGGCTAGAAAGCGACTTACAGTGCCCTCTTCTTGTAAGAACCACCCGCAGTGTTCGACTAACCCAAGAAGGCGAACGCGCACTACAACAAGGCTTAACCATTCGCTCTCAAGTATTGCAGCTTGAGCGCAGCGTTTCGGAGCAACACGACATCGTAAAAGGCACGTTACGCCTTACGGCACCAAAGATGTTTACAGAGGTGTTCCTGTTCGATATCTGCCAGCAGTTTAGACAGCAATACCCTGAGGTTCGCTTTGAGATTAATAGCAGTTACACCAACTTTAATCTCAACCAAGATGATATCGATATCGCCTTTCGTGCCACCAATACCCCGCCAGATAACATGATCGCGAAACGATTGATTACCTATCAGCACGATTTGGTTGCAACGCCCAGCTATCTTAATCAATTTGGTCGCCCCACCAGCGTGAGCGATTTAAGTCATCATCAATGTTTAGCGACACTGCATCAAACCGAGTGGCCTTTAAAATCGGCGAATATCGATGTTTCAGGTTGGCTCTCAAGCAATGACAATCACTTACTCAAGCAACAAGCCATGGTAGGAAGCGGCATTATTCGTATCGCGAGTTATTACGTTGACAAAGAAGTTGAACTTGGAGAGTTAGAGCGATTGTTACCTGACGAGTGTCTACAACAAGGGAACAGTATTTATCTGTTCTATCCGCAAGTCATCTACCCAGCTAAAAAGCATCAAGTGTTTATTAAATTTGTTCAGAATTACTTTGAAAATTTGAGTCGATAA
- a CDS encoding aldo/keto reductase, translating into MTNSIDSTNKNDNQKSIPLSSHLEGVGQIAYGCMGLGGGWNDNPVTASDVAQTRSVIDTALESGINLFDHADIYTFSKAEQAFGQALQQAPELRDQMFIQSKCGIRFEGEGNVGRYDFSADWVSQSVEGILNRLNTEKLDVLLLHRPDPLMELDELARTLENLKAQGKVDFFGVSNMNSHQIQYLQSALSQPIVANQIEMSLAKLDWLNDGVMINSQGHHQSDFAAGTLEHCQMKGIQLQAWGCLAQGRFAEQGLYSEHENVKKTAHYVAQLANQYGVESEAIVLAFLLRHPAGIQPVIGTTNLDRIKASAVATQINLTREEWYNLYVYSRGQALP; encoded by the coding sequence ATGACGAACAGCATTGATTCAACAAACAAAAACGATAATCAAAAGAGTATCCCACTATCAAGCCACCTAGAGGGTGTTGGGCAAATCGCCTATGGATGCATGGGGCTTGGAGGTGGCTGGAACGACAACCCGGTAACGGCGTCTGATGTAGCGCAAACACGTAGCGTAATCGACACAGCACTGGAGTCGGGAATCAACCTGTTTGACCATGCTGATATTTATACTTTTAGCAAGGCAGAGCAAGCCTTTGGCCAAGCGTTACAACAAGCCCCTGAATTACGTGATCAGATGTTCATTCAATCCAAGTGTGGTATTCGCTTTGAAGGTGAAGGCAACGTTGGCCGTTATGATTTCTCGGCAGATTGGGTAAGCCAATCGGTAGAAGGTATTCTGAACCGTCTGAATACAGAAAAGCTCGACGTGTTGCTTTTACATCGTCCTGATCCGCTGATGGAACTCGATGAACTGGCAAGAACGCTTGAGAATCTGAAAGCTCAGGGCAAGGTGGATTTCTTCGGTGTGTCCAACATGAACAGTCATCAAATCCAGTATCTACAGTCGGCGCTCAGTCAGCCTATTGTCGCGAACCAAATTGAAATGAGCTTGGCAAAGCTTGATTGGCTTAATGATGGCGTGATGATTAACTCGCAAGGTCATCACCAATCTGATTTTGCTGCAGGCACATTGGAGCATTGCCAAATGAAGGGCATTCAATTGCAAGCTTGGGGCTGTTTGGCACAAGGTCGTTTTGCAGAGCAAGGCTTGTATTCAGAACACGAGAACGTGAAAAAGACCGCGCATTATGTCGCGCAATTAGCCAATCAATATGGCGTAGAAAGTGAAGCGATTGTGTTGGCGTTTTTACTGCGTCACCCTGCTGGTATTCAGCCTGTCATCGGCACTACTAATCTCGATCGAATTAAGGCATCTGCGGTTGCGACTCAGATTAATCTCACTCGTGAAGAGTGGTACAACTTATACGTGTACTCACGTGGTCAGGCGTTGCCATAG
- a CDS encoding L-cystine transporter, whose protein sequence is MSFSAIAALAIFTGILFFLYGQQKKENTLSRLVLLGLVFGSAFGLGLQLLFGEGNPVIKETLDWVNIVGRGYVGLLKMVIMPLVLVSMIAAVVKLEKGGSLGKISGITISVLLATTAISAIVGIVVTQAFGLSAEGLTEGARETARIATLESRIGTVSDLTIPQMLVSFIPTNPFADLTGARSTSIIAVVIFGVLTGIAARKVMAEKEELESPIRTFVEAAQSIVMRLVKMIMALTPYGIAALMAKVVATSSASDILSLLGFIVASYVAILLMFVVHGVLVSFVGVNPKEYFQKIWPVLTFAFTSRSSAATIPLNVEAQITKLNVPPAIANLSASFGATIGQNGCAGIYPAMLAVMVAPTVGIDPMDINFILSLIAIITVSSFGIAGVGGGATFAALIVLPAMGLPVTIAALLISIEPLIDMARTALNVSGAMTAGTITSRLLGKKDKQQDLEQANA, encoded by the coding sequence ATGTCATTTTCAGCTATCGCTGCCTTAGCGATATTCACTGGTATCCTCTTCTTTCTCTACGGACAGCAGAAAAAAGAAAACACGTTATCGCGCTTAGTTCTATTAGGTTTAGTTTTTGGTAGTGCTTTCGGCCTAGGTCTTCAGCTTTTATTTGGTGAAGGCAACCCGGTTATTAAAGAAACGCTAGACTGGGTAAACATTGTTGGTCGTGGTTACGTTGGCCTACTGAAAATGGTGATCATGCCATTAGTATTGGTTTCAATGATTGCTGCGGTAGTGAAGCTTGAAAAAGGCGGTTCACTGGGCAAAATCTCTGGCATCACAATCTCTGTGTTGCTAGCAACCACAGCGATTTCTGCGATTGTTGGTATTGTAGTGACTCAAGCATTCGGCCTATCTGCTGAAGGTTTGACAGAAGGTGCGCGTGAAACAGCACGTATCGCAACGCTAGAAAGCCGCATTGGTACTGTTTCTGACTTAACGATTCCACAAATGCTGGTTAGCTTCATTCCAACCAACCCATTTGCAGACCTAACGGGCGCTCGCTCTACGTCTATCATCGCGGTTGTTATCTTTGGTGTGCTAACGGGTATTGCTGCACGTAAAGTAATGGCAGAGAAAGAAGAGCTAGAATCTCCAATTCGTACCTTTGTTGAAGCGGCTCAATCTATCGTGATGCGCTTAGTTAAGATGATCATGGCACTAACGCCATACGGCATCGCAGCGTTAATGGCGAAGGTAGTAGCAACATCAAGCGCTTCTGACATCTTAAGCCTGCTAGGTTTCATCGTAGCGTCTTACGTTGCAATTCTACTGATGTTCGTGGTTCACGGTGTGTTGGTTTCTTTTGTTGGTGTAAACCCGAAAGAGTACTTCCAAAAAATCTGGCCTGTTCTAACGTTCGCTTTCACTTCGCGTAGTTCTGCAGCAACGATTCCTCTGAATGTTGAAGCTCAAATCACGAAGCTAAACGTGCCACCAGCAATTGCTAACCTATCAGCCTCTTTCGGCGCGACAATTGGTCAAAACGGCTGTGCGGGTATCTACCCTGCAATGCTAGCAGTTATGGTGGCACCTACGGTTGGCATCGACCCAATGGACATCAACTTCATTCTGTCTCTAATTGCAATTATTACAGTGAGCTCTTTCGGTATCGCAGGTGTGGGTGGCGGTGCAACGTTCGCAGCACTTATCGTACTTCCAGCTATGGGCCTTCCTGTAACGATTGCAGCACTGCTTATCTCTATCGAGCCACTTATCGATATGGCTCGTACAGCGCTTAACGTATCTGGTGCGATGACAGCTGGTACAATCACAAGTCGCCTATTAGGTAAGAAAGACAAGCAACAAGACTTGGAACAAGCAAACGCTTAA
- a CDS encoding DUF2058 domain-containing protein has protein sequence MAKLTLQEQMLKAGLVNEKKLKKAKKGSKKSRVQAREAKAAAEETKLAQQAKDKELNQQLKDQQLSKEIKAQVKQLIEMNKIESKDGDIKYNFTDGTLVKYLYVEELTQKQLSKGILSIARQGESYVVIPTSVANKIAMRDEESIVDTQAATSDEVDEDDPYKDFVIPDDLMW, from the coding sequence ATGGCAAAGTTAACACTCCAAGAGCAGATGCTTAAAGCTGGCTTGGTAAATGAGAAAAAATTAAAGAAGGCGAAGAAAGGCTCGAAAAAGTCTCGCGTTCAAGCTCGTGAAGCAAAAGCGGCAGCAGAAGAAACCAAACTGGCGCAGCAAGCGAAAGATAAAGAGTTAAACCAACAGCTGAAAGACCAACAGTTGAGCAAAGAAATCAAAGCTCAAGTGAAGCAGCTTATTGAGATGAACAAAATCGAATCGAAAGATGGCGACATCAAATACAACTTCACCGATGGTACTTTGGTGAAATACCTATACGTAGAAGAGCTGACTCAAAAGCAACTAAGTAAAGGTATCTTAAGTATTGCACGTCAAGGCGAGAGCTATGTTGTTATCCCTACATCCGTAGCAAACAAGATTGCGATGCGCGATGAAGAGTCAATCGTTGATACTCAAGCAGCAACATCTGATGAAGTAGACGAAGATGACCCGTACAAAGATTTCGTGATCCCAGATGATCTAATGTGGTAA
- a CDS encoding NAD-dependent epimerase/dehydratase family protein gives MSISGDKTSVVVAGATGLIGRHVMSLLIDEPAVDHIYALSRRALDSQFHSDKLHTLIHSDLQVTSWDDTQAIPNLGVICLGTTKKKAGSKEALRKVDVELVSHVAQSMKFLGVQRVAVVSSYGASVDSYSHYLKCKGQMEQNLKRIGFKQLFIARPGPLVGEREEPRVDEKLLQSIFPLLSPFMFGKFKNLRPIQAKDVAQAMLFRLFENNFQNIEIYSSSDMLNLLAKYR, from the coding sequence ATGAGCATTTCTGGAGACAAAACATCAGTTGTAGTGGCTGGTGCGACTGGGCTAATCGGTCGTCATGTGATGAGCCTACTCATCGATGAACCCGCGGTTGATCATATTTATGCCTTATCCCGCAGAGCATTAGATTCGCAGTTTCATTCCGACAAACTCCACACGCTCATTCACAGTGACTTGCAAGTTACGAGTTGGGACGATACCCAAGCCATACCCAATCTCGGGGTTATCTGTTTAGGTACGACCAAGAAAAAGGCAGGTTCGAAAGAAGCATTGCGTAAAGTCGATGTAGAGTTGGTCAGCCACGTAGCTCAGTCGATGAAGTTTCTTGGGGTTCAACGTGTTGCGGTTGTATCCAGTTACGGCGCATCCGTTGATTCCTATTCACACTACCTCAAGTGTAAAGGGCAGATGGAGCAGAACTTAAAACGCATCGGTTTTAAGCAACTGTTCATTGCACGTCCTGGGCCACTGGTGGGTGAACGAGAAGAACCAAGAGTCGATGAAAAACTGCTACAGAGCATCTTTCCTCTGCTGTCGCCATTTATGTTTGGCAAATTCAAAAACCTGCGTCCAATTCAGGCAAAAGACGTTGCACAAGCCATGTTGTTCCGATTGTTCGAAAATAATTTCCAAAATATAGAAATTTACTCGTCAAGCGACATGCTTAATTTATTGGCAAAATATCGCTAA
- a CDS encoding YdcF family protein, with protein MSFIILLLLLLFVFITRLLQWRATSTFLSLVLISSFVLIGSGFIPRYLLDDLQANYESKPEIQWSDNNAIVLLGAGTQLIKSTQEFEPAFFSYGRISETASQYKDCAKSDTKCKVIISGGDAQGNGVTEAEIYEQQLLRLGVPTADIIQEPNSVNTWKNAQLTSDLMKHHQFDNIVLVSSGLHIRRSELYFNHFGLNVIPVRADYMAAQISWLPLWYNFAVTDFALHEQIGFARYNIYNFMGWNSKREKPGDA; from the coding sequence ATGAGCTTTATTATACTTTTACTTCTTCTACTCTTCGTTTTCATAACACGCTTACTTCAATGGCGAGCAACTTCCACTTTTTTGTCTCTTGTTCTTATATCGTCATTTGTGTTGATTGGTTCAGGTTTTATCCCTCGCTATTTATTAGACGACCTACAAGCGAATTACGAAAGTAAGCCTGAGATCCAGTGGTCGGATAATAATGCGATTGTTCTTCTGGGTGCAGGAACGCAGTTAATTAAAAGTACACAAGAGTTCGAACCAGCCTTTTTCTCTTATGGTCGAATCAGTGAAACGGCAAGCCAATATAAAGATTGTGCAAAATCGGACACTAAGTGCAAAGTAATCATCAGTGGTGGCGATGCACAAGGCAATGGCGTAACAGAAGCGGAAATTTACGAACAACAATTGCTGAGACTTGGCGTACCAACAGCTGACATCATCCAAGAACCGAACAGCGTAAACACTTGGAAAAATGCGCAACTGACCAGCGACCTGATGAAACATCACCAATTCGACAACATTGTGCTGGTTTCATCTGGCCTGCACATTCGCCGTAGTGAACTCTACTTCAACCACTTTGGATTGAACGTGATTCCGGTAAGAGCCGATTACATGGCAGCTCAAATTTCATGGCTGCCACTGTGGTATAACTTTGCGGTAACAGACTTTGCTCTGCACGAACAAATCGGGTTTGCTCGTTACAACATCTACAACTTTATGGGTTGGAACAGCAAACGGGAAAAACCTGGGGATGCTTAA
- the cobU gene encoding bifunctional adenosylcobinamide kinase/adenosylcobinamide-phosphate guanylyltransferase: MTTNNQTYQSHRHLVLGGARSGKSSFAEQQALCALEACSNGRLHYIATATYLDDEMRERIAHHKDRRGKEWIEHEVPVELATKLQSFNQDDVVLIDCLTLWLNNIIFELGDEATNEQVEAVVEALVRSVEQSPAQVIMVSNEVGLGIVPLGKVSRLFVDNAGRMNQALARVVERVTLIAAGLPLNLKPSNHSFDSQG; encoded by the coding sequence ATGACAACCAACAATCAAACGTATCAGAGTCATCGCCATCTTGTTTTAGGCGGCGCGCGCTCGGGTAAGTCGAGTTTTGCAGAACAACAAGCATTATGTGCACTTGAAGCATGTTCAAATGGGCGTTTGCATTACATAGCGACTGCCACCTATCTTGACGATGAAATGCGAGAACGCATCGCTCATCATAAAGATCGTCGTGGTAAAGAGTGGATTGAGCATGAAGTGCCTGTCGAGTTAGCCACGAAACTGCAGTCGTTTAATCAAGACGATGTTGTACTGATTGATTGCCTCACACTCTGGCTCAACAACATTATCTTTGAACTGGGCGATGAAGCGACCAATGAGCAAGTCGAAGCTGTGGTTGAAGCTTTGGTGAGAAGCGTGGAACAAAGCCCAGCACAGGTCATTATGGTCTCTAATGAAGTGGGTTTAGGTATTGTTCCTCTGGGTAAAGTATCGCGCTTGTTTGTCGACAATGCAGGGCGAATGAACCAAGCGCTCGCTCGCGTTGTCGAACGAGTTACGCTGATAGCGGCAGGATTACCGTTGAATTTAAAACCCTCAAATCATTCGTTTGATTCTCAAGGCTAG
- a CDS encoding aerolysin family beta-barrel pore-forming toxin codes for MLNVSKTILFSTALSLIPLTAHSKIYSDQIVLDKLGEDVCRSDYRPLTHTEAQQHKTALISRMNVWDIAGLQDDWVIMGSGYHGLIKRDQDSDDTWCYPNHPDAGLPYYQEQAIEEHNNLEVQRALVSDNASFIRPLSYLAHNLGYAWVGGDNGRYVGQDMDIKQLNDGWEIKGNSDGSCSGERCDEKTTIRVDNFSYTLDSTTFSHDEVNEPEQALINTVSAYAINDGDEPKQIIVDLHFDQSTQWRKTNSFDLSESVMVNENFTWHQVGKTDVTVVLEQDQRFSDTNNGSRSEPTERQAIITVPANSVLPFRVEFYRSSISYPYRIKANMSYDVSFTGFLRYSGNALSSHPTNRPTISHTFTMGANSEEQANIRYQWDHRYIPGEMKWWDWSWAINANGLSSMQYAAGASVRPFYTHVTGQFSAESQYSGMIDIGEQHPVDSFDVIATLGDHTTYHAGEIEVVTDFDPEALAQLGYQDAQLMINPVQH; via the coding sequence ATGCTCAACGTCAGTAAAACCATTCTATTTAGCACTGCCCTATCGTTAATACCTTTGACGGCTCATTCAAAAATATATTCAGACCAAATTGTCTTGGACAAACTTGGGGAAGATGTGTGTCGCTCCGACTATCGCCCACTAACTCATACAGAAGCACAACAACACAAAACAGCGCTTATCTCTCGCATGAACGTGTGGGATATCGCAGGCCTTCAAGATGACTGGGTAATCATGGGCTCAGGCTATCACGGCCTCATTAAACGAGACCAAGACAGTGACGACACATGGTGTTATCCCAACCACCCAGACGCAGGTTTGCCTTACTATCAAGAACAGGCCATTGAAGAGCACAACAACCTCGAGGTTCAACGAGCCTTAGTCAGTGATAATGCGAGCTTTATTCGCCCATTAAGTTACTTAGCACATAACCTTGGTTACGCTTGGGTTGGCGGCGACAACGGACGCTACGTCGGCCAAGATATGGATATCAAGCAGCTTAACGATGGTTGGGAGATAAAGGGCAACAGCGATGGTTCATGCTCTGGCGAACGCTGTGACGAAAAAACAACAATCAGGGTGGATAACTTCTCTTACACACTTGATAGCACGACATTCTCGCATGATGAGGTTAACGAACCAGAACAAGCGCTGATTAATACAGTGTCGGCTTACGCGATTAATGACGGCGATGAACCAAAGCAGATCATCGTTGACCTTCATTTCGACCAATCCACCCAATGGCGTAAAACCAACAGCTTTGACCTCTCAGAATCAGTCATGGTCAACGAGAACTTTACTTGGCATCAGGTTGGGAAAACAGATGTAACCGTAGTGCTTGAACAAGACCAGCGTTTCTCTGATACCAACAATGGTTCTCGCTCTGAACCTACAGAGCGACAAGCGATCATCACAGTGCCGGCTAATTCTGTTTTGCCGTTTAGAGTCGAGTTTTATCGCTCAAGTATCTCTTATCCGTACCGCATCAAAGCAAACATGAGTTACGACGTCAGTTTCACCGGCTTCTTACGCTATAGCGGCAATGCACTAAGTTCGCACCCAACAAACCGACCAACAATCTCACACACCTTCACCATGGGTGCTAACAGCGAAGAACAAGCGAACATTCGCTATCAATGGGATCACCGTTACATTCCTGGTGAGATGAAATGGTGGGATTGGAGTTGGGCGATTAACGCGAATGGGTTGAGCAGCATGCAATATGCCGCGGGAGCAAGTGTCCGTCCCTTCTACACTCACGTAACTGGCCAGTTTAGTGCCGAATCACAATACTCTGGGATGATCGATATTGGAGAACAGCACCCAGTGGATTCATTTGATGTTATAGCAACGCTTGGTGACCACACAACCTACCACGCAGGTGAGATTGAGGTCGTGACTGACTTCGACCCAGAAGCTTTAGCACAACTTGGGTACCAAGATGCTCAGCTCATGATTAATCCTGTTCAGCACTAG
- the cobT gene encoding nicotinate-nucleotide--dimethylbenzimidazole phosphoribosyltransferase, translating into MLDTKYSQYIQHRIDQKTKPLGALGLLEKVAHQLALIQSQGKESAVEHIELNKPSIIIFAGDHGIADESVSIAPSAVTQQMVLNFLSGGAAINCFCAVNDIDITVVDTGILLPIESENPMLISQRLGTRTNNFANEAAMSLETVKRGIELGSALVSRTISDGTNIIMFGEMGIGNTSSASAILSALANRTAVECVGLGTGINNEQLARKVEVVEQGVARCKGLDPKSILAQVGGYEIVQMVGGFLGAYQSRTPVLVDGFIVSVAAYVATLIEPNCRDYMIFAHRSEESGHKILLELLGAEPLLDLGLRLGEGTGAALAMPIIRAAAEFYNNMASFESAGVTV; encoded by the coding sequence ATGTTAGATACAAAATACTCGCAGTACATCCAACATCGCATTGACCAAAAAACTAAGCCGTTAGGCGCTCTTGGTTTACTGGAAAAGGTTGCCCATCAACTGGCTCTGATTCAAAGCCAAGGTAAAGAGTCTGCGGTTGAACATATCGAATTGAACAAGCCGAGCATCATCATTTTTGCAGGCGATCATGGTATTGCTGATGAAAGCGTGAGTATTGCCCCGAGTGCTGTCACACAACAGATGGTATTGAACTTCCTAAGCGGCGGCGCGGCGATTAACTGTTTTTGCGCAGTAAATGATATTGATATTACTGTTGTGGATACTGGGATTTTGTTACCAATCGAATCTGAGAATCCAATGCTGATCTCCCAGCGTTTGGGTACACGAACCAATAACTTTGCCAATGAAGCCGCAATGAGTTTAGAAACGGTTAAACGTGGGATTGAACTGGGCTCAGCGCTTGTATCTAGAACCATTTCGGATGGCACCAATATCATCATGTTTGGTGAAATGGGCATAGGCAACACCAGCAGTGCTTCTGCGATTTTAAGTGCGCTAGCAAACCGAACTGCAGTTGAATGTGTTGGTCTAGGCACTGGTATCAATAACGAGCAGTTAGCACGAAAAGTCGAGGTGGTTGAGCAGGGTGTTGCTCGTTGCAAAGGACTCGATCCTAAATCGATTTTAGCTCAAGTCGGTGGTTACGAGATCGTGCAAATGGTCGGTGGTTTCCTTGGTGCTTATCAAAGCAGAACTCCTGTATTGGTCGATGGTTTTATCGTGTCAGTCGCTGCGTATGTCGCGACGTTAATTGAACCGAATTGCCGTGATTACATGATCTTCGCGCATCGCTCTGAAGAGTCAGGGCACAAAATCTTATTAGAGTTGCTAGGCGCTGAACCGTTGCTTGATCTTGGACTTAGGCTGGGCGAGGGCACAGGAGCGGCACTGGCCATGCCAATCATCCGAGCAGCAGCTGAGTTCTATAACAACATGGCGAGCTTCGAGAGCGCTGGAGTCACGGTTTAA